A window from Aeromonas rivipollensis encodes these proteins:
- a CDS encoding DUF4312 family protein, with the protein MKEDFTTQVMVNGKGATRQQAFAAALGQVQSSLLKDNPRVMLRIEPLEVRVLKAEESVRVEKFLFFFLPRQRREFRVQLEIRVKVSSLDVDKVDFTRV; encoded by the coding sequence ATGAAAGAGGACTTCACCACCCAGGTCATGGTCAACGGCAAGGGGGCGACCCGCCAGCAGGCGTTTGCCGCCGCCCTCGGCCAGGTGCAATCCAGCCTGCTCAAGGACAACCCCAGGGTGATGCTGCGGATCGAGCCGCTCGAGGTCCGGGTGCTCAAGGCCGAGGAGTCGGTGCGGGTGGAGAAGTTCCTGTTCTTCTTCCTGCCGCGCCAGCGCCGCGAGTTCAGGGTCCAGCTGGAGATCAGGGTCAAGGTCAGCAGCCTGGATGTCGACAAGGTGGATTTCACCAGGGTGTAA
- a CDS encoding SFCGS family glycine-rich protein, protein MSAIKLVIGDRLGKGQKVGAGAEAAGATVTVIPGMAADMKLGDVMNKEQADLGISFCGSGGAGAITAQTKYGYKCRYGMRSVEEGITAINEGCVVLGFGFMDKEELGQKLVEAFAKKHGRA, encoded by the coding sequence ATGTCAGCCATCAAACTCGTGATTGGAGATCGCCTCGGCAAGGGTCAGAAGGTAGGAGCCGGGGCAGAAGCCGCCGGCGCCACAGTGACCGTCATCCCCGGCATGGCCGCCGACATGAAACTCGGTGATGTGATGAACAAGGAGCAGGCGGATCTCGGCATCTCCTTCTGCGGCAGCGGCGGCGCCGGCGCCATCACGGCCCAGACCAAATACGGCTACAAGTGCCGCTACGGCATGCGCTCCGTCGAGGAGGGCATCACCGCCATCAACGAAGGCTGCGTGGTGCTGGGCTTCGGCTTCATGGACAAGGAAGAGCTGGGTCAGAAGCTGGTCGAAGCCTTCGCCAAGAAACACGGGCGCGCCTGA
- a CDS encoding transcriptional regulator, whose product MTTDTHDTALTPNSPALLRKTDLTLARIHGLLADQGIIPNEVQKQMLASHVKAMVWRSHSGEALPEVDLSLFEEISPLSLRLAEQVVGWLDRLAYEEAHLLSVHFEVAKENELSSVKGEI is encoded by the coding sequence TTGACTACCGACACTCACGACACCGCCCTGACCCCGAACAGCCCGGCGTTGCTGCGCAAGACAGATCTCACTCTGGCGCGCATCCACGGCCTGCTGGCGGATCAGGGCATCATCCCCAACGAGGTGCAGAAACAGATGCTCGCCTCCCACGTCAAGGCCATGGTGTGGCGCTCCCACAGCGGTGAAGCCCTGCCCGAGGTCGACCTCAGCCTGTTCGAGGAGATCTCCCCCCTCTCCCTGCGCCTCGCCGAACAGGTGGTCGGCTGGCTGGACAGGCTGGCCTATGAAGAGGCCCACCTCTTGTCCGTCCATTTCGAAGTTGCCAAAGAAAATGAACTCAGCTCAGTCAAAGGAGAAATCTAA